A DNA window from Nitrospira sp. contains the following coding sequences:
- a CDS encoding hypothetical protein (Evidence 4 : Unknown function but conserved in other organisms; MaGe:77308265): protein MKSEILFFVPEWPALDSPILHAQVLSVASFLNREGFSCRFAGAETSIARAQEATAMIAAQYGVPADVAPVLSPHAGAWGIWKACRSVCQNVRSTGSHAAITHIYSRSFTGSMWARKLGRHLNAISIFDIRGIVGLENQLEKGSSLQSKVISYLELHESRQADRLATVSNNLGAYLNQQTGRRDVVVIPSCVDENRFHFDASARNEIRSTLGLNETSILLCYSGGTSAWQRLGDIVSLLKRICLADTRCKALFLTTGQGEVSRRLKDEQFPADQTIVLGAAHNEVHRYLSAADVGLIMRHDTMVNNVASPVKVGEYLVCGLPVILSRGIGDYSTMLPAAGVGMLLDESADMCDQILQFIRRDNFSALRDKAIHFANSKLTMSSNLNQYHSLYANDNRIDE, encoded by the coding sequence ATGAAATCTGAAATCCTTTTCTTCGTACCGGAATGGCCGGCATTGGACAGTCCGATCTTGCATGCCCAAGTCCTTTCCGTTGCGTCATTTTTGAATCGTGAAGGGTTCTCCTGCCGCTTTGCCGGCGCAGAGACTTCAATCGCTCGAGCGCAGGAAGCCACAGCTATGATCGCTGCGCAGTACGGGGTGCCGGCCGATGTTGCGCCGGTCCTTTCACCGCATGCAGGTGCATGGGGTATCTGGAAAGCCTGTAGAAGTGTTTGTCAGAATGTACGCTCGACGGGTTCCCATGCTGCGATCACGCATATTTATTCACGCTCATTTACTGGCTCAATGTGGGCCAGAAAACTGGGGCGCCACCTGAATGCCATATCAATTTTCGATATTCGAGGCATCGTTGGCCTCGAGAACCAATTAGAAAAAGGTTCAAGTCTGCAATCGAAAGTTATTTCCTATCTGGAGTTGCACGAAAGCCGCCAAGCTGATCGTCTTGCTACAGTATCCAACAATCTCGGAGCCTATCTGAACCAACAAACAGGTCGACGAGATGTTGTCGTCATTCCCTCCTGTGTCGACGAAAATCGATTTCATTTTGATGCATCCGCTCGCAACGAGATTCGATCTACTCTTGGTCTCAATGAGACCAGCATTCTCCTCTGCTACTCCGGCGGCACCAGTGCTTGGCAACGGCTCGGGGATATTGTGTCGCTTCTCAAGCGAATTTGCTTGGCAGATACTCGATGCAAGGCGCTATTTTTGACTACCGGTCAAGGAGAAGTGTCGCGGCGACTTAAAGACGAGCAGTTCCCCGCAGATCAAACCATTGTGCTTGGAGCGGCCCACAATGAAGTGCATCGATATCTTTCAGCAGCAGACGTTGGACTCATCATGCGCCACGATACCATGGTAAATAATGTCGCAAGTCCTGTGAAAGTAGGGGAATACCTTGTATGCGGACTTCCGGTAATTCTCTCGCGGGGTATTGGCGATTACAGCACCATGCTGCCGGCCGCAGGCGTCGGGATGCTGCTTGATGAGTCGGCTGATATGTGCGATCAAATACTTCAATTCATACGTCGAGACAATTTCTCTGCACTGCGAGACAAAGCCATCCATTTTGCAAACAGCAAGCTTACGATGTCGTCCAATCTGAACCAGTACCACTCGCTGTACGCCAACGATAACCGGATAGACGAGTGA
- a CDS encoding hypothetical protein (Evidence 4 : Unknown function but conserved in other organisms; MaGe:77308266) codes for MATGKVIFGIIISAMPIGCLRRVLYRACFGYRIAQGAKIGFMSVIAVDSADIGTASIGMFNHFIGPFHLKIGTGVSIGKHNEISCGAWVTEKRFAGKGYARICAIGDGCHITSSHLIDATGGFTLGEHSWVAGSHSQFWTHGIGVTERHIAIGSNCYIGSAARFAPGSSIGMDNIVGLGSVVVGSHNVEGALIAGVPAKVLDANYKWRTRNVSSTETRATNTESASV; via the coding sequence ATGGCAACCGGCAAAGTTATATTTGGAATAATAATAAGCGCCATGCCCATCGGGTGCCTACGCCGCGTTCTGTATCGCGCGTGCTTCGGCTATCGCATTGCACAAGGAGCCAAGATTGGGTTTATGAGTGTGATCGCAGTGGATAGCGCAGATATTGGAACGGCCAGTATTGGGATGTTTAATCACTTCATTGGGCCGTTCCACCTCAAAATTGGCACGGGTGTTTCCATTGGGAAGCATAATGAGATCTCCTGTGGAGCCTGGGTTACTGAGAAACGATTTGCTGGCAAGGGGTACGCCCGTATCTGCGCAATTGGCGACGGTTGCCATATCACGTCATCCCACCTCATTGATGCGACCGGAGGGTTTACTCTGGGAGAGCACTCCTGGGTGGCAGGTTCCCATAGCCAATTTTGGACACACGGCATAGGGGTCACGGAGCGACATATTGCAATCGGATCGAATTGCTATATCGGATCGGCAGCGCGGTTCGCACCTGGATCTTCCATCGGCATGGATAACATCGTTGGGCTAGGGAGTGTCGTAGTCGGAAGCCACAATGTGGAAGGGGCACTCATTGCGGGTGTTCCTGCAAAGGTCCTCGATGCCAATTACAAATGGCGCACGCGCAACGTCTCATCGACAGAGACACGGGCCACGAATACAGAAAGTGCGTCTGTATAG
- a CDS encoding conserved membrane protein of unknown function (Evidence 4 : Unknown function but conserved in other organisms; MaGe:77308267) — protein sequence MKSQSILLQSASRPKDSTYVQHPDAETPRGVIRPRRTASLFMFGIGVFIQLSMPMTDLYQIPNVRGIFFSFIVAAFIFLFLTGVSIRVGSPVLLSYLALSTFLALGILYSRAPVYGATKAIMTVAYFWALGTVIYNLADDISSAKSFLNGLVMGGVLLIGITALTFGNPIDMIRGANRFFRLRFGEEGNPILLARHLALAITVFATYVAIRRQWIDILWCLPLSSLAFMYLIATGSKGPLVALIASFISTPILLAKGAMARISVAVVVGGVLLAGAIGVFTMLPQGFIQERFVEKIQNLSLRLPAYTVAITAIADSDPIALLVGHGTGDFGYLALGKDARSYPHNVFLEVTYENGLVGFGLLTFAFICPLLALMRALKYRLTPSHHMLLAGLTASYIASIINAQFSGDLGANLFIGMLGAALTSIARAQGQNPVYSQASPSFGGASG from the coding sequence ATGAAGTCTCAGTCAATCCTGCTTCAATCAGCATCTCGCCCAAAGGATAGTACATACGTGCAACATCCTGACGCTGAGACGCCACGTGGTGTCATCCGTCCGCGGCGGACTGCAAGCCTATTCATGTTTGGAATTGGCGTGTTTATTCAACTATCCATGCCAATGACAGACCTCTATCAAATCCCCAATGTGCGTGGAATATTTTTCAGCTTCATTGTTGCTGCTTTTATATTTCTGTTTTTGACAGGTGTGTCGATCAGGGTCGGCTCACCGGTGTTATTGTCGTATTTGGCTCTCAGCACTTTTCTCGCTTTGGGGATCCTATATTCGAGAGCCCCCGTGTATGGGGCCACTAAAGCGATTATGACCGTCGCATACTTCTGGGCATTAGGGACGGTCATCTATAACTTAGCCGACGATATCTCATCGGCCAAATCGTTTCTGAATGGTTTGGTCATGGGCGGCGTACTTCTGATTGGCATCACCGCGCTTACCTTCGGCAATCCAATTGACATGATTCGTGGGGCAAATCGTTTCTTTCGGCTTCGCTTTGGCGAGGAAGGCAACCCCATTCTGCTTGCCAGGCATTTGGCTCTGGCAATCACCGTATTTGCGACCTATGTCGCCATTCGTCGCCAATGGATCGATATTCTATGGTGTCTGCCTCTTAGCAGTCTGGCGTTTATGTATCTCATTGCAACTGGATCGAAAGGGCCGCTCGTGGCATTGATCGCCTCATTCATATCTACTCCCATACTCCTGGCTAAAGGCGCTATGGCGCGAATAAGTGTTGCCGTCGTTGTGGGAGGCGTGCTTCTCGCAGGAGCAATCGGAGTTTTTACCATGTTACCGCAAGGGTTTATTCAGGAACGTTTCGTTGAGAAGATTCAAAACCTCTCACTGCGTTTGCCAGCCTATACGGTCGCGATAACCGCGATCGCGGACTCCGACCCCATTGCGTTACTAGTTGGGCACGGAACCGGCGACTTTGGTTATCTCGCCTTAGGTAAAGATGCACGATCATACCCGCATAACGTGTTCCTTGAAGTCACCTATGAAAATGGCTTAGTGGGGTTCGGCCTTCTGACATTCGCCTTCATCTGTCCGCTGCTGGCTCTTATGCGCGCGTTGAAATACCGATTAACGCCTAGTCATCACATGTTGCTGGCAGGACTTACGGCAAGCTACATCGCCTCCATCATTAATGCTCAGTTCAGCGGCGATCTTGGAGCCAACCTGTTTATTGGCATGTTAGGAGCGGCACTCACGAGCATCGCTCGCGCGCAAGGCCAGAATCCCGTCTACTCACAGGCATCCCCGTCGTTCGGCGGTGCTTCAGGTTGA
- a CDS encoding conserved membrane protein of unknown function (Evidence 4 : Unknown function but conserved in other organisms; MaGe:77308268), with amino-acid sequence MAASLLTIMIAARSLSQEELGAYFLVMAVVQFAALLGDIGLRNTAIKSLSLLPVESAEFIQTSRYLLTMTVTTSAIACLAAGLATPLLVSLWPYQDFQQHAAFVMPIAFLTTGLQIVMSLLVGAKQFVRLSALSAGIEILRAILSIGSILMGLGLSSLLWGMIISRIVGIGVIWGRMPMLFAPTFRHSRSTELLKFGGWLYGGSLMSAITVRASDLILTTYMGTAALAVYSAAMQIPAILQRIFESIRPAVLGYLSAQQSADEAQQVAIVRITTAMLSVCAIALILLSEPLMTVLYSEKYASGVSTMQALSVWIAFAIVNYLFSTILIGNGESRKAFLLTIPQLFMIVTCTGLLVPRYGGLGAAMALIATGFLGNLVGAWMLAGSDQHTRYTLLMVTIRAAVPLLLLLIATSYTQDSFLLQAGCCAIATALLFATNTIRLSDLNAIAPAISRMIGQIRANRAAA; translated from the coding sequence ATGGCCGCCTCGCTCCTGACGATTATGATTGCAGCTCGATCGTTGTCACAGGAAGAGTTAGGCGCATATTTCTTAGTCATGGCCGTCGTCCAATTTGCGGCATTGCTGGGGGACATCGGACTGAGAAATACAGCGATTAAATCTCTTTCGCTCTTGCCCGTCGAATCTGCCGAATTTATTCAAACGTCACGCTATCTCTTGACTATGACGGTGACTACCTCAGCGATCGCCTGTCTCGCGGCCGGGCTTGCGACACCTTTGCTGGTGTCACTGTGGCCCTACCAAGACTTTCAACAACATGCAGCATTCGTCATGCCAATTGCATTTCTAACGACAGGCCTGCAAATAGTCATGTCACTGCTTGTCGGTGCAAAACAGTTTGTACGACTCTCTGCCTTGAGTGCTGGCATTGAGATACTCCGCGCAATTCTCTCAATCGGCAGCATCCTTATGGGATTAGGCCTTAGCTCTCTGCTCTGGGGAATGATCATTTCTCGGATCGTCGGTATCGGTGTGATCTGGGGAAGGATGCCGATGCTGTTCGCTCCGACATTTCGACATTCCCGCAGCACTGAGCTGCTCAAATTTGGCGGCTGGCTCTATGGTGGCTCACTCATGTCGGCCATCACGGTGCGAGCCTCAGATCTGATACTTACAACCTACATGGGCACGGCGGCACTGGCCGTGTACTCCGCGGCAATGCAGATTCCAGCGATCTTGCAGCGTATTTTTGAGTCAATCCGCCCAGCCGTGCTTGGGTATTTGTCGGCACAGCAATCAGCTGATGAGGCTCAGCAAGTCGCGATCGTGCGCATCACGACAGCTATGTTATCGGTATGTGCCATTGCTCTCATCCTGCTATCAGAGCCGCTCATGACGGTTCTCTATTCTGAGAAATATGCCAGTGGCGTCAGTACAATGCAGGCGCTGAGTGTGTGGATAGCCTTTGCAATCGTCAATTATCTGTTCTCAACTATTCTCATTGGCAATGGAGAATCAAGGAAAGCCTTTCTATTAACGATCCCTCAGTTATTTATGATCGTGACCTGTACAGGTTTACTTGTGCCGCGATATGGGGGACTGGGTGCAGCTATGGCGCTCATTGCGACAGGATTTCTTGGCAACCTGGTCGGTGCCTGGATGCTGGCTGGCAGTGATCAGCACACACGTTACACGTTGCTCATGGTGACTATTCGAGCTGCCGTGCCGCTGCTACTCTTGCTAATAGCTACGTCCTACACCCAAGATTCTTTTCTCCTCCAGGCTGGCTGCTGCGCTATCGCGACCGCCCTATTGTTTGCGACTAACACAATCAGGCTCAGCGACCTGAACGCGATAGCCCCTGCGATCAGTCGAATGATCGGACAAATACGCGCGAATCGTGCTGCGGCGTAA
- a CDS encoding UDP-N-acetylglucosamine 2-epimerase (MaGe:77308269) produces the protein MKIAPIIDALNAAEKRGGGLRFRLIHTGQHYDRAMSGSFFEELGIPAPDINLEVGSGTQAEQTAAIMVNYEKVLLKEKSAACLVVGDVTSTMACSIVARKLGIPVAHVEGGIRSGDWTMPEEINRVVTDSITNWFFTTSETANENLRRAGVTDDRIFFVGNTMIDTLLKQLPRLRPPDCWSQLNLESGKYFVLTLHRPANVDGEQQLLGLLQAIAANTDGLPVVFPVHPRTAKNLRESGNALPSMHYVDPLGYLEFNYLVKHAKGVITDSGGITEETTVLGIPCLTLRDNTERPETITIGTNELIGTDPTKLPSALARLMAGQWKKGAIPPKWDGKTAERIVEQLGQLLGV, from the coding sequence ATGAAAATTGCGCCGATCATCGACGCACTGAATGCCGCGGAGAAACGGGGAGGCGGCCTCCGGTTTCGCCTGATCCATACCGGTCAGCATTATGATCGCGCCATGTCCGGCAGCTTCTTCGAGGAGCTCGGCATCCCGGCCCCAGATATCAATCTTGAAGTTGGCTCCGGCACACAGGCAGAGCAGACCGCGGCCATTATGGTGAATTACGAAAAGGTGTTGTTAAAAGAAAAGAGTGCGGCCTGTCTGGTCGTAGGAGATGTTACCTCAACCATGGCCTGTTCCATTGTTGCCCGCAAATTAGGAATACCCGTTGCTCATGTGGAAGGCGGCATCCGTTCAGGCGACTGGACGATGCCCGAGGAAATCAACCGTGTCGTCACCGACTCCATCACCAACTGGTTCTTCACCACCAGCGAGACGGCAAACGAGAATCTGCGCCGCGCCGGTGTCACAGACGACCGTATCTTCTTCGTCGGCAACACCATGATCGATACTTTGCTCAAACAGCTCCCGCGCTTGCGTCCACCGGACTGTTGGAGCCAGCTGAATCTGGAATCAGGGAAGTATTTTGTCCTTACCCTGCATCGCCCGGCGAATGTGGATGGAGAGCAGCAACTGCTGGGACTCCTGCAAGCCATTGCCGCCAATACAGATGGCCTGCCAGTCGTGTTTCCGGTCCATCCGAGAACCGCCAAGAATCTGCGTGAATCTGGGAACGCACTCCCTTCAATGCACTATGTCGATCCGTTGGGCTATCTGGAATTCAACTACCTCGTGAAACATGCCAAGGGGGTGATTACGGATTCAGGCGGCATCACTGAAGAAACCACCGTGCTCGGCATCCCATGCCTCACCTTGCGTGACAACACCGAACGCCCGGAGACTATCACCATCGGCACGAATGAATTAATCGGCACCGACCCAACCAAACTACCATCGGCACTCGCGCGACTGATGGCAGGGCAGTGGAAGAAGGGCGCGATTCCGCCGAAGTGGGATGGGAAAACGGCAGAGCGAATTGTAGAGCAGCTCGGACAATTGCTGGGAGTGTAA
- a CDS encoding hypothetical protein (Evidence 5 : Unknown function; MaGe:77308270) has protein sequence MLTGMDQAKPEAASPFLRGIQCVDDRRNFHEVGSRSGDEIYALYHMVWFIPVLLMLRFM, from the coding sequence ATGCTGACCGGTATGGATCAGGCGAAACCGGAGGCCGCCTCCCCGTTTCTCCGCGGCATTCAGTGCGTCGATGATCGGCGCAATTTTCATGAAGTTGGGTCGCGCTCCGGCGATGAGATCTATGCGTTGTATCATATGGTCTGGTTTATTCCGGTTCTGCTCATGTTGAGGTTTATGTGA